From a single Solanum dulcamara chromosome 4, daSolDulc1.2, whole genome shotgun sequence genomic region:
- the LOC129886534 gene encoding uncharacterized protein LOC129886534 — translation MATFISFASIRIPNLQSGDRRSIFRTNGSQKIVKLSLCNVENSTSNSSNNTSTSTSSQDSESENLLLKMAWYGSEFLGIAASFFRSPTSTEAPSEGNLELAADGSGLVDRALVVDTIKDDFQRSYFVTGNLTLNAYEEKCEFADPAGSFKGLSRFKRNCTNFGYLVETSNMKLMKWEDFEDKAIGHWRFSCILSFPWKPILSATGYTEYYFNEKSGKVCRHIEHWNVPKMALLKQIIRPSRGKKASG, via the exons ATGGcaacttttatttcttttgcttCCATCAGAATTCCCAATCTCCAGTCCGGTGACCGGCGTTCCATTTTCCGGACAAATGGTAGTCAGAAAATAGTTAAGTTGTCCCTATGCAACGTTGAAAACTCGACAAGTAACTCATCAAACAATACTAGTACTAGCACTAGTAGCCAAGATTCCGAGTCTGAAAATTTGCTGCTCAAAATGGCTTGGTATGGTTCTGAATTCCTCGGGATTGCTGCATCTTTTTTCCGTTCTCCGACGAGTACTGAAGCTCCTTCAGAGGGGAATTTGGAACTTGCTGCTGATGGGTCTGGACTTGTTGATCGTGCCCTTGTCGTTGATACCATTAAAGATGACTTCCAAAGATCCTACTTTGTTACAG GAAACCTGACCCTTAATGCATATGAAGAGAAGTGTGAATTTGCGGATCCAGCAGGTTCTTTCAAAGGGCTTAGTCGGTTTAAAAGGAACTGTACTAATTTTGGTTACCTTGTTGAAACATCAAATATGAAACTCATGAAGTGGGAGGACTTTGAG GACAAGGCAATTGGTCATTGGCGTTTCAGTTGCATACTGTCATTTCCATGGAAGCCCATTCTTTCAG CAACTGGTTATACAGAATACTATTTCAATGAGAAATCTGGAAAAGTATGCAGGCATATAGAGCATTGGAATGTCCCAAAGATGGCTCTTCTGAAGCAAATAATAAGGCCTAGTAGGGGGAAAAAAGCCAGTGGATGA
- the LOC129886532 gene encoding uncharacterized protein LOC129886532: MKNRQQDHVVTFILAETNNVRNNFRRILLRIMITFIFFFCLLYVLYSLICLNPSFKSTHRPLNTFIRFNQQNQSNTIQKNPNIKPPEKTQLHHIVFGIGSSRATWKYRKEYVKVWWNPNKMRGFVWLDKPIMSKNQSNMSSTSNYANVISTTSSLPQIMISSDTSRFKYTNKKGNRSGIRISRILSETIRTDSKNVRWFVMGDDDTFFVPENLVRVLRKYDHNQFYYIGSVSETHWQNHEFSYNMAYGGGGFAISYPLAKAIEKIQDKCIQRYPYLYGSDDRMEACMAELGVPLTKEVGFHQFDLYGNVMGLLSAHPVAPLISLHHLDKIQPIFPNVSRVKALKRLNKPINLDAAGLMQQSICYDGPRKWTISVSWGYSVQINRGILPAREIEKPITTFNDWYETGDENSFTFNTRPYHGNGCKRPFFYLLSDAYTTNHTTTSVYTYDGAPGRRCKWHTADPSRIRHVEVYKKPDPNLWDKSPRRNCCRILPTSKNDTLLVDVGECRDGETI, from the exons ATGAAAAACAGACAACAAGATCATGTGGTCACTTTTATTTTGGCAGAAACCAATAATGTGAGGAACAATTTTAGAAGaattcttctaagaattatgaTTAcgttcatcttcttcttttgtctATTATATGTTTTATACTCCCTAATTTGTTTAAACCCTTCATTCAAGTCCACACATAGACCTTTAAATACTTTTATTAGATTTAACCAACAAAATCAGTCaaatacaatccaaaaaaaCCCTAATATAAAACCTCCAGAaaaaactcagcttcaccaTATTGTTTTTGGCATTGGATCGTCACGTGCCACGTGGAAATATCGAAAAGAGTACGTTAAAGTATGGTGGAATCCAAATAAAATGCGAGGATTTGTATGGTTAGATAAGCCTATAATGTCGAAAAATCAAAGCAATATGAGTAGTACAAGTAATTATGCTAATGTTATAAGTACTACTTCTTCTCTTCcacaaatcatgatttcaagtgACACGTCACGATTCAAGTATACGAACAAAAAAGGCAATCGGTCGGGGATTCGTATATCTCGAATCCTATCGGAAACAATAAGGACGGATTCAAAAAATGTGAGGTGGTTCGTGATGGGGGATGATGATACATTTTTTGTGCCCGAAAATTTGGTTAGGGTTTTGAGGAAATATGATCATAACCAATTTTATTACATAGGGAGTGTATCGGAAACACATTGGCAAAATcatgagttttcttataatatggCTTATGGAGGTGGAGGTTTTGCTATAAGTTATCCATTGGCAAAGGCAATTGAGAAAATACAAGATAAATGTATACAAAGATATCCATATTTGTATGGTTCAGATGATAGAATGGAAGCTTGTATGGCTGAACTTGGAGTTCCTCTCACTAAAGAAGTTGGATTTCACCAG TTTGATCTATATGGTAATGTAATGGGCCTCCTCTCAGCCCATCCAGTTGCCCCATTGATTTCTCTTCATCATCTTGATAAAATCCAGCCCATCTTCCCCAACGTAAGCCGAGTTAAAGCATTGAAACGGCTCAACAAGCCCATTAATTTGGACGCAGCTGGGCTCATGCAACAATCCATATGTTATGATGGGCCCAGGAAATGGACCATTTCTGTCTCATGGGGCTATTCGGTCCAGATAAATAGAGGCATCTTACCGGCCCGTGAAATAGAAAAGCCCATTACAACTTTCAATGATTGGTATGAAACTGGTGATGAGAATTCCTTCACATTCAATACAAGGCCTTATCATGGAAATGGTTGCAAAAGGCCATTTTTCTACTTGTTGTCTGATGCATACACGACTAATCACACAACGACAAGTGTATACACATACGATGGGGCACCTGGACGGAGGTGCAAGTGGCATACGGCTGATCCATCCAGGATACGACACGTGGAAGTGTACAAGAAGCCTGATCCAAATTTATGGGACAAG TCTCCAAGAAGAAATTGTTGCAGAATTTTGCCAACAAGCAAGAATGACACTCTTTTAGTAGATGTAGGTGAATGCAGAGATGGTGAAACCATCTAA
- the LOC129886533 gene encoding sphingoid long-chain bases kinase 2, mitochondrial has protein sequence MIIYQGLVVVAMARNPSLIRAETPMASDLTSSDCTVLRGGGASLRRRDLIFVVNPRGANGTTGQQWKKLLPYLRSRLGNDCNICESLTSGPSHAIDITREAIREGADAVIAVGGDGTLHEVVNGFFCGGKPVCNHDMNSSHSTALGIIPLGTGSDFARTLGWKNDPHDAIERIAKGLKSKIDVGCIAGEVGESHYFINVADLHLSAKAGYYASRYKKFGNLCYVIGALQAFFRHHNQDLRIKVDEGEWEVCSQVTALCIGNAKYFGGGMKITPNANPSSGDYEVVILQDFKWYDFILKLHKLYNGTHLSVKNVSSRRAHSIEIEEIGSRGSIFVQSDGEFLGFLPRKFSILPGVIGLIC, from the exons ATGATTATATATCAAGGTCTAGTAGTAGTTGCAATGGCCAGAAATCCTTCTTTAATCAGAGCAGAAACTCCCATGGCATCAGATCTCACCTCGTCCGACTGCACTGTTCTCCGCGGCGGCGGCGCTTCCCTTCGCCGCCGTGACCTCATCTTCGTCGTTAATCCCCGAG GAGCAAATGGAACAACGGGTCAGCAATGGAAGAAGCTACTTCCTTACCTCAGGTCTCGCCTGGGTAATGACTGTAAT ATATGCGAATCTTTAACTTCAGGTCCTTCTCATGCCATTGACATAACAAGAGAG GCTATACGTGAAGGAGCCGATGCTGTAATAGCAGTCGGTGGTGATGGAACTCTTCATGAG GTTGTTAATGGCTTCTTCTGCGGTGGAAAACCTGTTTGTAATCATGATATGAACTCCAGCCATTCTACTGCTCTTGGC ATAATCCCCTTAGGTACTGGATCTGACTTTGCCAGGACGCTTGGCTG GAAAAATGATCCTCATGACGCCATAGAACGCATTGCTAAAG GGCTGAAATCGAAAATTGATGTTGGATGCATTGCTGGAGAAGTTGGAGAGTCCCATTATTTCATCAATGTTGCTGATCTTCATCT AAGTGCAAAAGCAGGTTACTATGCATCAAGGTACAAGAAATTTGGAAACTTGTGTTATGTTATTGGTGCTTTGCAAGCTTTCTTTCGGCACCATAACCAAGATCTAAGGATCAAG GTTGATGAGGGTGAGTGGGAAGTATGTTCCCAAGTAACTGCTCTTTGCATTGGGAATGCAAAATATTTTGGTGGCGGAATGAAGATTACACCAAATGCCAACCCCTCAAGCGGGGATTATGAG GTGGTCATTCTGCAGGACTTCAAGTGGTATGATTTCATTCTCAAACTACATAAGCTGTACAACGGGACACACTTATCAGTGAAAAATGTATCTTCAAGAAG GGCACactcaattgaaattgaagagaTTGGCAGCAGGGGCTCCATATTTGTTCAGTCTGATGGAGAATTCTTAGGATTCCTTCCTAGGAAGTTTTCTATACTACCTGGTGTTATTGGATTGATTTGCTAA